In Zonotrichia leucophrys gambelii isolate GWCS_2022_RI chromosome 11, RI_Zleu_2.0, whole genome shotgun sequence, the genomic window CGCAGGCCGTGTACGCCCTAGTGAACCTTGTCATCTTCTACTCGGCCGCCTCCGCCTGGACGTGGGTGAGCGCCGGTACCGTGGGCACCGTGTTCTGCCCCAGCGGGGGCACCCGGGCCGGGGCTCGTTCGTGGCCCCGGGGTCGCGGCCGTCGCAGCTGACAGCGCTTCCCTGTTGCAGGTCGCGTTCGTCTTCAGCTTGGTGGTCTACGGCACCAGCTACCGGTCCATGAACTCCATGGCAAAGCCGTCTTTCACAGACGATGGCAGCCTTGCCGACGGGGGAATTGACCTGAATATGGAGCAGGGGATGGCAGAGTGAGTGTCCACACCCGCACGAGTCCAGGTGAGCAGGACCTGCTGCCTGAGCgtgcacacagagccaggagaggcTCCCGAGGACAAGGCTGGgcctcagctccctcctcagCTTGCCCACTGGTATGGGCATGAGGGGAGCTGGAAGTTTGGAGCCTTTTTTTACTCAGAGTGTACCTTAACTGTCCTTATTACCTGAACACTTGGCTTGGTGTGCTCCACAACATGGGTGTGTCAGCCTGGCACGGTCACTGtccacagggctgagctgtaGAGGTAAGAGATCGCAAAGAGTTCAGCAGGAGTAGTTTGCAATCATCTTTCAGTTAAcaaacactgctgcagcacacagggataggtgttttctttttaaaccagcacagcaggtaATGCTTGACAGAGCAGAAGGGTTTTGCTGCCAGTTACGCCATCCTGGCCGCAAACTGGCCATGTCTTGAAATGGTCTGCACACTAAAAATTCCTGCCTCTGTCtcagccagctcctggcaccTCCTCAGCCATTTCTGTCCCCCATGCTTGTGCATTTTTCATGTCCCTCTGCAGATGGCACTgagtctctgcctgtccagtCTCCTTGGTGCCACTGTAActgtcttttcctcttttccttggTGAAGGAATGCCACAGTATTACAGGAAACACAGCAGTAATTCCTGCAAAGTGCTGCTAAATAAAAAAGAGACATTGCTGGTACAGCAGAAATACCTTCTAGATTTACATGTTTTCCAACAGTGAGCCTCAAACTAGTTACAGAAAACTGCCAGGTGGTTGTGGACACATTGGCCTTTGCTCTTCCCTGTCCTCAGCCTCTGCCCaggtccagctctgctggggatcTTCAGCGTGTGCTCAGCGAGGTGCTGGGGTCCTGGCTCCTTCCTCACGTCTTTGGGCTACAGCTCCAGGTTTACCTCTGTCCTTCACTTGCTGCCAGGCTTTTGAAGAAGCATAGTGGGGCCTTGTTTGCAGCTGAGCCCTCTGTGTTGCATCAGGTGTTCTCAGGCTGCCAGGGTCACATATTGATGTATACAGTTTCATTAAAGTAAGTTTTGATTTTTGCCTGGGGATGTTATCAGCAGCAGGCAGTGGGGTGCAGAACGTGCTGTCTCTGCACAGGATGAGCTCTCACCTTGTGTCTGAGTTGGTGGAATGGTGCCTTTagtgcctgcagcaggggtGACTCAGATGTCTGGTGTAAGAAACTCGGGGGGACAAggccaggaggagagggggTGTGACCCATGAGCTGGTCACTTGCTGCTCAGCCAAGTGTTTTGCTCCCATTTTACACTGGTTTGGCTCTCTAGAGTGgaattgcaaaatattttgaataccTTTCTAGTGAAACAATGTGTGACAGTTAAATAAcgaaaatacagaattttgcTGTTTGGGGTGTGCTCCTGATTGTGGGAGGTGCCGCTTGGAGTGGTGCAAGGCACTGAGGCAGAGTGCCTGAGaactgccctgtgtgtgtgatgGTCAGGGATGTCACTGacaggaggcagcacagggatcccAGCACCTGCTGTGGAAAGGtgacaggcacagccctgctgcagtccTGGCTGCAGATGTACTTCCCTtgctgctgagacacagaggtTTTTCTGCCTGAGCATTTGGGGTGGGGTTTATCACACATTGAAATGAATTATCTGAGTCATGGGCTATGCAAAACACAGGGGAGGCAGAGctccaaaaacaaaaccttcaGAGCTGAAGTTCCCATCCTTACCCTGTACCTCTAAATTACCTCTCTGGGGATCAGGGAACCACCCTAGGCTAGCAGGTATTTCAGAAAGCAGTGGATATCTCCAGCCTCATAGCTAagcctgctgcagctgattAATGCTGCTCCTttggagctgcctctggaacACTGTGGATTTCATGGCATTTCTCTCATGCTGTCTGTTGCTGAAATGGATGCTTTGTGTTGCTCTGGGGTTGGGGAAAGCCAATATTCATGATCTCTGGGAGAGTTTGGCTTGGTGGGAGCTCTGCCTTCACCCTTCTGTGGCCTCTGGTAATGCCAGAGGTCACTGAACCCTCAGTGTCTCGTGCTAGAGCTGTTGTTGGTGGATTCTGCAGTGTCTTGAGTCGATGTTGTTTGTGCCAcagtctttgttttcttgtctCCATTCTTGGATGTGACTCAAGGGTTTTTTACTCCAGCAGATGATGATTTAACCAGAGTGAGAGTTGGCCTCTTTTCTAAACCTTCATGGCACTTTTCGAGGCTTGTGTTGAAAAACTAATACCTGTTTACCTCTCCTGGGTGTCAGATGCCCCGAGGGTGGTGGTTGAAGTGTGGGCAGCTGATTCCTCTCcttggctgctctcagctctgcctcaggCTGGCATGGAAGGGCTGGAGTCAGATaagcaggaggggaggaggagccgTCTGTTGCTGTAGCTCAGCTTGTGTTGTGCTTGTCCTTTAGTGACCCCACGTGTCTGTCAGCCTGTGAAATGGCATGGGGAAGATTCATGGCTCCCTTGGGCACAGCCAGTCGTGAGGAGTTACACTTGATGTCATTATAGGTGTCAAATCAGCAGTGctgactgcagctctgggggtggggggtggttttgttgcTGATTTCCAACCCCCAGCAATTCCTCAGCTTTGTCAATGTTGTTTTTTCAGAGGGAGATGATCTCTTTAATTCATCAGAgtattttgctgttgttgtttgtttgctgctttgACTCTTCTAGATAACCTGTGTGGCAAagcagggccagcctggctTGGGCAGGGTCGctcccctggggcagagcagactgtgctggcacaggagctgctgtgtttgccaGGGCTTGGAATGAGAGATTAATGCTTTGCTTTTGTTCCCTCAGGCACCTCAAGGATGTGATCCTGCTGACAGCTATAGTGCAAGTGCTGAGCTGCTTCTCGCTCTACGTCTGGTACTTCTGGCTCTTGGtaagcccctgccctgctgtttTCCATCTTGCTCTGCAGTGTTGCTTTCTTTCCCTGTCTTCAGGATGAAGAACATTATTTATCCATTTCATTTCAGTGTCATGTTTCAGTACCAAACTATTTCCTGATATGTTTTTTAATCTCCTTGTCACATCTTGTTTAAAATTTTGGCTGAACAAGGCAAAGAAGTCCTGATCCCTCTGGGTCAACTACACAAAAACTAGGCTGGCCTTTGTCTCCTCCCTGGTCCCATAAATGGGCAACAAGCAACATGAGGCAGATCAAAGCTGTCTTGGTGCACAGTCTTTCTGTGTCTGTAACAAACAGTGTTTCATCATGTTTGGCTCTTTGAGCCATTCAGCGTGCACCAAGGCGGGGATCTGCTGCACACTGTGCCTTTGGGTAGATAAAATGCTACAGGCTTTCATTCCCCTTAACACACCAaaccttttctgcttctgaaacGTTTGTCATGTGTCTCCAGCTAAAACTGTGTGTgtagaaggagaaaaaaaaatctctatttagtttaaaaattccACATTTGCTTTGAGGATATCCCACAGAGGTACAGAAGGCAATTGTGGGAGCATGGAAAGTTATCCCAGTTCAGTCCTTGATCTCATTTCAGTCCTCACCCACAAGTTCCTCCCTAGCTGGCCTGGCAGAGGGCAGCCTCGACTCGGCTGTCCCCTGGAGACCATCTGGAGCCCTTTTTTCATAAATTCAAAGAAATGTGGGTGTGTTTTCCGAAGGAAGGAGAGGCGGAATGTCTGGACAGCTGGATCCCTCTGGGTAATTCAGACCTGATGCTGGGATTTCCGTGCATGAAGCCTGAGCTCTGTATACATTCCTCAACCATGGAATGAAACCAGGCCGTTTATTTTGGGCACCTGCCACGGCCTTTGATTTCCATGCACTCTGAGATGCTCTGATCCAGCTGCTTCGTGTCCCTCAGAAGGACCAGTCCCGAGGAGGGACAGGACTTTGTGGCTGAGTTTGTGCCACGTGTTTTGCAGGCTCCGGGGCGCGCTCTGTACCTCCTGTGGGTGAACATCCTGGGGCCCTGGTTCACTGCCGAGGCCTCGCCCGCGGCTCAGGAGCCCAACGAGAAGAAGCAGCGGCGGCAGGAGCGCCGGCAGATGAAGCGCTTCtagccctgcctgggcacagatCAACGCCCTCTCCCATCTCCATGCTGTTATTTCATCAGGGATGCGACCAAAACCAATCCAGAACCACCGCAGTAGCTCTGTTGCCCTTTGTCACTGCTGCCATTCCGACAGAAAGGCCGCAAGAGACTTCCCCTGGTTGGGTCTTGGCGTGGGCTGAGGCCTCGCTCCTCGGGCTGACAAGGGGGTGAGGCTGGGATGTGtgtaaatatctttttaaaGCAGCGCTGTATCGCATTCAGCGTTGGGGAGTGCAATGCTGGAGGAAATAGTACATTAAAGAGCAGAGTCTTAACTGACCGTGCTGGCAGTGGGTTTGTGAAAAGTGCCAGCATGTTCTTGGAGAGCTGGACTAGAGGGGAGCAGAATCCCCAGAGATAGGTGCTCTCCTTTCCCaagctttgtgctgccctgcctgctaCAGCCTTTGCACCCTGTGAAGAATCTGCAGCTGCCCTGTAGGACCAGAAgtgaggggcagctggggatgctgagaACGGGGCTTGCAGCCAAACTTGGAGCTTTTGGGATTGAGCCTGAGCTCTCTGGAGCCACAGATTGGCCTGTGCTACCTTTGCAGGAGCTCAGTGGGATGTAAGACAAGaagctgtggggtttgtttggtttgggttttgttttgttttctcttaagAGGGTACTCCCAGGGGTGCCATGACTGCTCCAGACCTCATGTGTTCAAGACCAGGA contains:
- the TMEM208 gene encoding transmembrane protein 208, with amino-acid sequence MAPKGKAGTKGKKQIFEENRETLRFYLRIILGASAVYALVNLVIFYSAASAWTWVAFVFSLVVYGTSYRSMNSMAKPSFTDDGSLADGGIDLNMEQGMAEHLKDVILLTAIVQVLSCFSLYVWYFWLLAPGRALYLLWVNILGPWFTAEASPAAQEPNEKKQRRQERRQMKRF